In the genome of Struthio camelus isolate bStrCam1 chromosome 34, bStrCam1.hap1, whole genome shotgun sequence, one region contains:
- the LOC104144145 gene encoding epididymal sperm-binding protein 1-like, whose protein sequence is MSRLRCGWQLQQKAAPKDMQKMSLRFIFLLGGLLALPLCLADTGSDPISCVFPFIYKKSAYSSCTKDGSSKGTPWCATTSSYDLDGKWKYCTLQEHGGSSGGQPCFFPFLYKKRSFYTCTNENTKDGQFWCATTDSYDRDHRWSYCPDIMLSSNPTGPCVFPFTYKGQTYTSCTTDGSSKGLPWCSLSSNYEQNPKWTYCQASVSGTNSGNLPCVFPFKYQAKLYHGCTDVGSQDGRYWCSSTSNYNNQWHYCSTAEYGGNSNGESCVFPFIYKKQLFYSCIKINDSAGNLWCATTGNYDQDKLWSYCPETYISWNNRESKCVFPFIYMDKLHHSCIQSERLPGKFWCATTSNYDQHKTWSLCSYIDPRHSSEKSCVFPFTYNGQQFNECTSLNERKGKLWCSTTDNYNRDHKWRFCPM, encoded by the exons ATGTCAAGGCTACGTTGTGGGtggcagctgcagcagaaggcaGCTCCAAAGGACATGCAGAAGATGTCACTgaggtttattttccttcttggagGACTGCTTGCTCTGCCCCTGTGCTTGGCTGACACAG GCAGTGATCCCATTTCCTGTGTCTTCCCCTTCATCTACAAGAAGAGCGCCTACTCCTCCTGCACCAAGGATGGGAGCAGCAAGGGAACTCCCTGGTGTGCCACAACAAGCAGCTACGATCTGGATGGTAAATGGAAGTATTGCACCTTGCAAG AGCATGGGGGCAGCTCAGGTGGCCAGCcctgcttcttcccttttttatacAAGAAACGATCATTCTACACCTGCACCAATGAGAACACGAAGGATGGGCAATTCTGGTGTGCCACCACAGACAGCTATGACCGTGACCATCGTTGGAGCTACTGTCCTGACATCA TGCTGAGCTCAAACCCAACAGGACCCTGCGTCTTCCCCTTCACCTACAAGGGTCAGACCTACACCTCCTGCACAACTGATGGGTCATCCAAAGGGCTTCCATGGTGCTCTTTGAGCAGCAATTATGAGCAGAATCCCAAATGGACATACTGCCAGGCCTCTG TGTCTGGTACAAACAGTGGGAACCTCCCTTGCGTCTTCCCATTCAAATACCAAGCCAAGCTGTACCATGGCTGTACAGATGTTGGCTCGCAAGATGGGAGGTACTGGTGCTCCTCCACCAGCAACTATAACAATCAGTGGCACTACTGTTCTACGGCAG AGTATGGAGGAAATTCCAATGGTGAaagctgtgtttttcctttcatctacAAGAAACAGCTATTTTATAGCTGCATCAAAATAAATGATAGTGCTGGAAATCTGTGGTGCGCTACAACAGGCAATTATGATCAAGATAAACTCTGGAGCTATTGCCCTGAAACCT ATATATCCTGGAATAACAGAGAGTCCAAATGTGTGTTCCCATTTATTTACATGGACAAGTTGCACCATTCCTGCATCCAGAGTGAGAGGCTGCCTGGAAAATTCTGGTGTGCTACAACAAGCAACTATGACCAGCACAAAACATGGAGTTTATGCTCCTACATTG ATCCCAGACATTCCTCTGAGAAatcttgtgtttttcctttcacctATAACGGTCAGCAATTCAATGAATGCACCAGCCTGAATGAGAGGAAAGGGAAGCTCTGGTGTTCCACTACTGATAACTACAACAGAGACCACAAGTGGCGCTTCTGTCCTATGTGA